In Pseudofrankia saprophytica, one genomic interval encodes:
- a CDS encoding alkaline phosphatase D family protein gives MTRDGAVERPCPDRSDASRGPAPGADTSTGTGTARPHRRSLLLGGLGLGGAALAAAGLAACGGSDGATPTPAPTLRAPTPVPGVADGVFGLGVASGDPLPDGVILWTRLAPKPTEGGGMPARDVPVDWQVATDEGFRSVVRAGTQTASAALAHSVHVDVRGLEPGRDYYYRFRAGTVLSPVGRTRTAAAPGAGPDAAGGSLAFALVSCQDFQNGYWPAYDAVAADRPDLVVHVGDYIYEYDPDSKFADRRHTTPQTPGLDQLQTLADYRNRYGQYKSDPALQAAHLAAPWVVTWDDHEVENNYASLVDELGDSGPRHQDPTAFARQRAAAYQAYYEHMPIRVKLNPGSPDLQIYRRLTFGSLATLNVLDTRQYRTPVPGDSSTAIGAAALGGANAGGTMAGAGQERWLRAGLDASRTRWNLIAQQTMMAQLDGQLPGGDGQTLTNLDQNDGYRPYRRRVLTGVRDSKARNPVVLSGDLHCAWVNDLRVDFDQPETPAVATEFVCTSISSAFFLISDDFVRDNNARFNPHVRYFRGDRRGYTRIRLTPAECRADLRIVADSSRRDSPVTTDATWVVEDGHPGAQPA, from the coding sequence GTGACCCGCGATGGCGCCGTTGAACGCCCATGCCCGGATCGTTCCGACGCGAGCCGCGGACCGGCGCCCGGAGCCGACACCAGCACCGGCACCGGTACCGCCCGCCCCCATCGGCGTTCCCTCCTGCTCGGCGGACTGGGCCTCGGGGGCGCCGCGCTGGCCGCGGCGGGCCTGGCCGCCTGCGGCGGCTCCGATGGCGCCACGCCGACCCCGGCTCCCACCCTGCGCGCGCCCACGCCCGTTCCCGGGGTGGCGGACGGGGTCTTCGGCCTCGGCGTCGCGAGCGGCGATCCGCTGCCCGACGGCGTGATCCTCTGGACCCGGCTCGCGCCGAAACCCACCGAAGGTGGCGGGATGCCAGCCCGGGACGTCCCCGTCGACTGGCAGGTCGCCACCGACGAGGGCTTCCGCTCGGTGGTGCGCGCCGGTACGCAGACCGCGTCGGCGGCGTTGGCGCACTCCGTCCACGTCGACGTCCGTGGCCTCGAACCGGGGCGGGACTACTACTACCGGTTCCGCGCCGGCACCGTGCTCAGCCCGGTCGGCCGCACCCGGACGGCGGCCGCGCCGGGGGCCGGCCCGGACGCGGCCGGCGGGTCGCTGGCGTTCGCGCTCGTGTCCTGCCAGGACTTCCAGAACGGCTACTGGCCGGCGTACGACGCGGTCGCCGCCGACCGGCCGGATCTCGTCGTGCACGTCGGCGACTACATCTACGAGTACGACCCGGACAGCAAGTTCGCGGACCGGCGGCACACCACCCCGCAGACCCCCGGCCTCGACCAGCTCCAGACCCTGGCGGACTACCGCAACCGCTACGGCCAGTACAAGTCGGACCCGGCACTGCAGGCCGCCCACCTGGCCGCGCCCTGGGTGGTCACCTGGGACGACCACGAGGTCGAGAACAACTACGCCAGCCTCGTCGACGAGCTCGGCGACAGCGGGCCACGACACCAGGACCCCACGGCGTTCGCCCGCCAGCGCGCGGCCGCCTACCAGGCCTATTACGAGCACATGCCGATCCGCGTCAAGCTGAACCCGGGCTCCCCCGACCTGCAGATCTACCGTCGGCTCACGTTCGGCAGCCTGGCGACGCTCAACGTCCTGGACACCCGGCAATACCGGACACCCGTGCCGGGCGACTCCTCGACGGCCATCGGCGCCGCCGCGCTGGGCGGCGCCAACGCCGGCGGCACGATGGCCGGCGCCGGGCAGGAGCGGTGGCTGCGCGCGGGGCTGGACGCCTCCCGTACCCGGTGGAACCTCATCGCGCAGCAGACGATGATGGCGCAGCTCGACGGCCAGCTGCCGGGCGGGGACGGGCAGACGCTGACGAACCTGGACCAGAACGACGGCTACCGCCCCTACCGGCGGCGCGTGCTGACCGGCGTGCGGGACAGCAAGGCCCGCAACCCGGTCGTGCTGTCCGGGGACCTGCACTGCGCGTGGGTCAACGACCTGCGGGTCGACTTCGACCAGCCGGAGACGCCGGCCGTCGCCACCGAGTTCGTCTGCACCTCGATCAGCTCGGCGTTCTTCCTCATCAGCGACGACTTCGTCCGCGACAACAACGCCCGCTTCAACCCGCACGTGCGGTACTTCCGGGGCGACCGACGCGGCTACACCCGCATCCGGCTGACACCCGCGGAATGCCGCGCCGATTTGCGGATCGTCGCCGACAGCTCCCGCCGTGACTCCCCGGTCACCACCGACGCCACCTGGGTCGTCGAGGACGGCCACCCCGGCGCCCAACCGGCCTGA